In Mesoplodon densirostris isolate mMesDen1 chromosome 5, mMesDen1 primary haplotype, whole genome shotgun sequence, a single window of DNA contains:
- the CCT8 gene encoding T-complex protein 1 subunit theta, whose amino-acid sequence MALHVPKAPGFAQMLKEGAKHFSGLEEAVYRNIQACKELAQTTRTAYGPNGMNKMIINHLEKLFVTNDAATVLRELEVQHPAAKMIVMASHMQEQEVGDGTNFVLVFAGALLELAEELLRLGLSVSEVIEGYEIACKKAHEILPGLVCCSAKNLHDVDEVSSLLHTSIMSKQYGNEAFLAKLIAQACVSIFPDSGHFNVDNIRVCKILGSGVHSSSVLHGMVFKKETEGDVTSVKDAKIAVYSCPFDGMITETKGTVLIKTAEELMNFSKGEENLMDAQVRAIAGTGANVVVTGGKVADMALHYANKYNIMLVRLNSKWDLRRLCKTVGATALPRLTPPVLEEMGHCDSVYLSEVGDTQVVVFKHEKEDGAISTIVLRGSTDNLMDDIERAVDDGVNTFKVLTRDKRLVPGGGATEIELAKQITSYGETCPGLEQYAIKKFAEAFEGIPRALAENSGVKANEVISKLYAVHQEGNKNVGLDIEAEVPAVKDMLEAGVLDTYLGKYWAIKLATNAAVTVLRVDQIIMAKPAGGPKPPSGKKDWDDDQND is encoded by the exons ATGGCTCTTCATGTCCCCAAGGCCCCGGGCTTTGCCCAGATGCTCAAGGAGGGAGCGAAg CATTTTTCAGGGTTAGAAGAGGCTGTGTACAGGAACATACAGGCTTGCAAGGAGCTTGCCCAGACAACTCGTACAGCATATGGACCAAATG GAATGAACAAAATGATTATCAACCACCTGGAGAAGTTGTTTGTGACAAATGATGCAGCGACTGTTTTAAGAGAGCTAGAA GTACAGCATCCTGCTGCAAAGATGATTGTAATGGCCTCTCACATGCAAGAGCAGGAGGTTGGAGATGGCACGAACTTTGTTCTGGTTTTTGCTGGAGCTCTTCTAGAATTAGCTGAAGAGCTTCTGAGACTCGGCCTGTCAGTTTCAGAG GTCATAGAAGGTTATGAAATAGCCTGCAAAAAAGCCCATGAGATTCTTCCCGGCTTGGTGTGTTGTTCTGCAAAAAATCTTCATGATGTTGATGAAGTGTCATCTCTACTTCATACCTCCATAATGAGTAAACAATATGGTAATGAAGCATTTCTGGCCAAACTTATTGCTCAGGCATGTG tatctATTTTTCCTGACTCTGGCCACTTCAATGTTGATAACATCAGAGTTTGTAAGATTCTG GGCTCTGGTGTCCATTCCTCTTCAGTATTGCATGGCATGGTTTTTAAGAAGGAAACTGAAGGTGATGTAACATCTGTCAAAGATGCAAAAATAGCAGTGTACTCTTGTCCTTTTGATGGAATGATAACAGAAACTAAG GGAACGGTATTGATAAAGACTGCTGAAGAATTGATGAACTTTAGTAAGGGAGAAGAAAATCTCATGGATGCGCAAGTCAGAGCTATTGCTGGTACTGGTGCAAATGTCGTCGTAACCGGTGGCAAAGTGGCAGACATGGCTCTTCATTATGCAAACAAATACAATATCATGTTGGTGAG gctGAACTCAAAATGGGATCTCAGAAGATTATGTAAAACAGTTGGTGCTACAGCTCTTCCTAGATTG ACTCCTCCTGTCCTTGAAGAAATGGGACATTGTGACAGTGTTTACCTCTCAGAGGTTGGAGATACGCAGGTGGTGGTCTTTAAGCATG AAAAGGAAGATGGTGCCATTTCTACCATAGTGCTTCGAGGCTCTACAGACAATCTGATGGATGATATAGAGAGGGCAGTAGATGATGGTGTTAATACTTTCAAAGTTCTCACAAGG GATAAACGTCTTGTACCCGGAGGTGGAGCAACAGAAATTGAGTTAGCCAAACAGAtcacatcgtatggagag ACATGTCCTGGACTTGAACAGTATGCCATTAAGAAGTTTGCTGAGGCATTCGAAGGTATTCCCCGGGCACTGGCGGAAAACTCCGGAGTTAAGGCCAATGAAGTAATCTCTAAACTTTATGCAGTACatcaagaaggaaataaaaatgttggATTAGATATTGAG GCTGAAGTTCCTGCTGTAAAGGACATGTTGGAAGCTGGTGTTCTAGATACTTACCTGGGGAAATACTGGGCTATCAAACTGGCTACTAATGCTGCTGTCACTGTACTTAGAGTGGATCAG ATCATCATGGCAAAACCAGCCGGTGGGCCCAAGCCTCCAAGTGGGAAGAAAGACTGGGATGATGACCAAAATGACTGA